The DNA window GATATTTATGGCGAATGCTCCGTACTTGACCTGGGTTGTGGTCGTGGGGAGTGGCTTGAGCTGACGGGAGAGGCGGGGTTCAAGGCGCATGGCGTCGATCTCGATGAAGGCATGCTGGCTGCTTGCCGCGAACGGGGGTTTTCCGTCGAAACGCAAGATGCCGTCGAAGCTTTGAGGAGTCTTCCCGACGAGAGCCAAAGCGTCATCTCCGGATTCCATCTTGCCGAACATCTCCACTTTGCCGCACTGAAAGAACTCGTCAAAGAGGCGCTACGGGTTCTCAAGCCCGCAGGGCTGTTGATTCTCGAAACCCCAAACCCGGAAAACATCATTGTCGGCACATCGAATTTCTATCTCGATCCGACCCACCAGCGCCCACTCCCGCCGCTACTTCTTGCTTTTCTGCCAGAGCATGCCGGCTTTTCCCGCACCAAGATCGTACGCCTGCAAGAGGCTTTCGGACTGGCCAACGCGAGCACTATTAATCTGTTGGACGTGCTCTCCGGCGTCAGCCCCGATTATTCCGTGATTGCACAGAAGAGAGCGCAAGAAGATTGGATTGAACGATTCAACAGTGCTTTCGAACATGAGTACGGCCTGACGTTGGAAGCCCTTGCTACAAAATACGAACTTGGCATTCAACGCCGCTTCTCAAAATTCGAAAACGAGCTGGAGATCATCAAAACCCAGGCTGCTCCTGGTGAACTGTCTGAACTGAAACAACGTTTTTTGCATGCCCAACAGTCCAGCGCCGCTCTGGATGCCCAGTTGCGCGATCAACAGCGCGAAGTCATGAATTGGCTGCGGGAGGCACTGGCCCAGCAACAGAAGCGCGCTGATCTGCTCGCTGCCCAACTGGCACAGGCCCAGAGCGAACTGGCAAGCCACGGCCACGAGCTGCAAGCGATCTATGCCAGCAGATCCTGGCGCATCACCCGTCCCTTGCGGCTCGGCGCGCTAGGCTTGCGCTGGCTGTTCGGCAGAGCCGCGAGCCGGATAGTCGCCCCTCCCCTGACCCAGCCACAGCAACCACGACCCCAGGCCGAGCTTTCCCCCGCACCAGCACCCGCCATGCAAGACCGACAAAATCCGTCCGCCGTCACTCCCGAAGCTGTGGCGCCCACGCCCGAACTCGACACCGAAGCCGCGCGGCGCATGCTGAGGCAGTTGCACATGGCGCGCAGCGCATCGACCAAGGGCCGTCCATGAGAATCGTGCTGGACTTGCAGGGCGCGCAAACCGCGAGCCGGTTCCGCGGCATTGGCCGTTATTCGCTGGCCCTGGCGCAGGCCATCGTGCGCAACCGGGGCGAGCACGAAGTACTGCTGGCGCTGAACGGCATGCTGGCCGACACCATCGAGCCGATTCGCGCCGCGTTCGACGGCTTGTTGCCGCAGGCCAATATCCGCGTGTGGCAGGCCCCGGGGCCGGTGCGCGAGCTGGATGCCGCCAACACCTGGAGGCGCCAGGCCGCGGAATTGCTGCGCGAGGCCTTTCTCGCCAGCCTGAAACCCGATGTCGTGCATGTGTCGAGCCTGTTCGAAGGCTACGGGGACGACGCCGCCACCAGCATCGGCCGTTTCACGGAAAGCTATCCAACCGCAGTCACCCTGTACGACCTCATTCCCCTTCTCAACCCGGATGAGCAGCTCAAGGCCAATGCGTCCTACATGGATTACTACTGGCGCAAGATCGGCCACATCGAACGTGCGCGACTGCTGCTGACCATCTCGGAGTCATCGCGGACCGAGGCATTGAACGCGCTGCATATCCCCGCCGATTCGGCGGTCAACATCTCCAGCGCGGCGGATGCGCGTTTCAAACCGGCGGGCTACACGGATGCGCAGCAAACCTCCCTGTTTTCCGGGTTCGGCATTCAGCGCCCCTTCGTGCTCTATGTCGGTGCTGCTGACCCGCGTAAAAATCTCGAACGCCTCATCGCCGCCTTTGCCGCCCTGCCTCCCGCGTTGCGCGGCCGGCACCAGCTGGTGATTGCGGGTGTATCGGACCAACAGCAGCGCCAAAACCTGCAACTCGCAGCGAAAGGTGCCGGGCTGGATGACGACGCGCTGTGCCTGGCCGGCGAGGTGAGCGACGAGCAATTGCCCGCGCTGTACAACCTGTGCCGACTCTTCGTCTTTCCCTCCCTGCATGAGGGCTTCGGCTTGCCCGCACTCGAAGCCATGGCCTGCGGCGCGGCGGTCATCGCCTCCAACACCTCCAGTCTGCCCGAAGTTGTGGGCCGTGAAGACGCGCTGTTCGACCCAACCGACGAACAAGCGATTGCCAACAAAATGGCGCAGGCGCTGACAGACGCGGATTTTCGGCGCGGCCTGCAGCAACACGGCCTGGAACAGGCACGCCGATTTTCCTGGGACGCCAGCGCCCGGCGCGCCATTGCAGCCTTCGAACAACTGCACGCGCGGCAAACCCCCGAAGCAGCACCAGCGCGCTGCCGCCCGCCGCGCCGCCCCCTGCTGGCCTATGTGTC is part of the Thiomonas sp. X19 genome and encodes:
- a CDS encoding bifunctional 2-polyprenyl-6-hydroxyphenol methylase/3-demethylubiquinol 3-O-methyltransferase UbiG, which encodes MKEDSFYRAFEDRHRGSRELIKERLRVYLPLINPLKDIYGECSVLDLGCGRGEWLELTGEAGFKAHGVDLDEGMLAACRERGFSVETQDAVEALRSLPDESQSVISGFHLAEHLHFAALKELVKEALRVLKPAGLLILETPNPENIIVGTSNFYLDPTHQRPLPPLLLAFLPEHAGFSRTKIVRLQEAFGLANASTINLLDVLSGVSPDYSVIAQKRAQEDWIERFNSAFEHEYGLTLEALATKYELGIQRRFSKFENELEIIKTQAAPGELSELKQRFLHAQQSSAALDAQLRDQQREVMNWLREALAQQQKRADLLAAQLAQAQSELASHGHELQAIYASRSWRITRPLRLGALGLRWLFGRAASRIVAPPLTQPQQPRPQAELSPAPAPAMQDRQNPSAVTPEAVAPTPELDTEAARRMLRQLHMARSASTKGRP